From the genome of Gracilibacillus salitolerans, one region includes:
- a CDS encoding NAD(P)/FAD-dependent oxidoreductase, which produces MKRPKIVVLGAGYGGLTTVAKLQKKLGVNDAHITLVNKNDYHYESTWLHEAAAGTLHHDRSRVKISDLINSAKVNFVQDTVTAIKPDEKKVELQDGEVLEYDYLVVALGFEAATFGIPGLLENALTIGSINKARQIREHIDYQFAMYNNEAEPKEERLNIVVGGGGFTGIEFVGELANRIPELCKEYDIDRSKVRVIVVEAMDTIMPGFDPELIEYAMNSLEARGVEFKLGAFLKEVRVDGITVEQNGEKEDIPTMTTVWAAGVRANHLVEESTLEDNRGKVEVTPELRAPTHEDVFVVGDCALVWNKEIDRPYPPTAQIAMQEAEVCAHNLIALVKGGELEPFEFINRGTVCSLGDKDAMGSIFGGKKIFGWTASFMKKVIDNRALFKIGGVGLVLKKGKFNIF; this is translated from the coding sequence ATGAAGAGACCGAAAATTGTCGTTTTGGGAGCTGGCTATGGGGGGTTAACGACAGTAGCCAAGCTACAAAAAAAGTTAGGTGTTAATGACGCACACATTACGCTTGTAAACAAGAATGATTACCACTATGAATCAACGTGGTTACATGAAGCTGCAGCAGGTACATTACATCACGACCGTAGCCGTGTCAAAATATCTGACCTTATTAACTCAGCGAAGGTAAATTTTGTGCAAGATACGGTAACAGCAATTAAACCTGATGAGAAAAAAGTTGAATTACAAGATGGTGAAGTACTGGAGTATGACTATCTAGTAGTTGCTTTAGGTTTTGAAGCTGCTACATTTGGAATTCCTGGTTTATTAGAAAATGCACTTACAATTGGAAGTATTAATAAAGCGCGTCAGATCCGTGAACACATTGATTATCAATTTGCTATGTATAATAATGAAGCAGAACCTAAGGAAGAACGATTAAATATTGTTGTTGGCGGTGGCGGCTTCACCGGAATTGAATTTGTAGGCGAATTAGCAAACCGTATTCCGGAACTGTGTAAAGAATATGACATTGATCGCAGTAAAGTACGTGTTATAGTAGTTGAGGCAATGGACACGATCATGCCAGGATTTGATCCAGAGTTGATCGAATATGCAATGAACTCATTGGAAGCACGTGGAGTGGAATTTAAGCTTGGTGCATTCTTAAAAGAAGTACGTGTTGATGGGATCACTGTAGAACAAAATGGTGAAAAAGAAGATATTCCAACTATGACTACAGTTTGGGCTGCTGGTGTACGAGCTAACCACTTAGTGGAAGAATCTACATTAGAAGATAATCGTGGTAAAGTGGAAGTAACACCAGAACTACGTGCGCCAACTCATGAAGATGTATTTGTAGTTGGTGATTGTGCTCTAGTTTGGAATAAAGAAATTGATCGTCCATATCCACCAACTGCTCAAATTGCTATGCAAGAAGCAGAAGTTTGTGCACATAATTTAATCGCTCTTGTAAAAGGTGGCGAGTTAGAACCGTTTGAATTTATTAACCGAGGAACTGTATGTTCACTTGGTGATAAAGATGCAATGGGATCTATTTTTGGCGGCAAGAAGATCTTCGGTTGGACTGCCTCTTTCATGAAAAAAGTCATCGATAACCGTGCACTATTCAAAATCGGCGGTGTTGGATTAGTATTGAAAAAAGGTAAATTTAACATCTTTTAA
- the thrC gene encoding threonine synthase has translation MAWQGLLKEYQELLPITKKTPMLTLYEGNTPLYKLEKLSEKYGINAYAKFDGLNPTGSFKDRGMVMAMAKAVEEGAKAVICASTGNTSASAAAFAARAGLKCIVVIPDGKIAQGKLAQAVMYGAEIYAIDGNFDDALRYVRKLAESGEVALVNSVNPYRIEGQKTAAFEVCDELGKAPDYLFIPVGNAGNITAYWKGFKEYNEKKQTGLPKMMGFEASGAAAIVHDRVFENPETVGTAIRIGNPASWQGAVNARDESNGQIDEITDEEMIEAYQWIAQNEGVFAEPASCASIAGLLKKLKEGKVEEGSTVVTVLTGNGLKDPDTAINYSDVKPTVLPNEEEVIINKILGSVRA, from the coding sequence ATGGCATGGCAGGGACTGTTGAAAGAGTATCAAGAATTATTACCAATTACTAAAAAAACTCCAATGCTAACTTTATATGAAGGGAATACTCCATTATATAAATTAGAAAAATTATCCGAAAAATATGGGATAAATGCATATGCTAAATTTGATGGTTTAAATCCAACAGGTTCATTCAAAGACCGTGGTATGGTTATGGCTATGGCAAAAGCTGTAGAAGAGGGTGCGAAAGCAGTTATCTGTGCTTCAACAGGTAATACATCAGCTTCTGCGGCTGCCTTTGCTGCCAGAGCAGGGTTAAAATGTATTGTAGTTATTCCAGATGGGAAAATTGCACAAGGTAAACTGGCACAAGCAGTTATGTATGGCGCTGAAATTTACGCTATTGATGGTAATTTTGATGATGCATTGCGCTATGTACGTAAATTAGCAGAATCAGGTGAAGTTGCTTTAGTGAACTCTGTTAATCCTTACCGTATCGAAGGTCAAAAAACAGCAGCATTTGAAGTTTGTGATGAACTAGGTAAAGCACCTGATTACTTATTTATCCCTGTAGGTAACGCAGGAAACATCACGGCATACTGGAAAGGATTTAAAGAATATAATGAAAAGAAACAAACAGGTTTACCGAAAATGATGGGATTTGAAGCAAGTGGTGCGGCAGCGATTGTACATGATCGTGTATTCGAAAATCCGGAAACAGTAGGTACAGCTATTCGTATCGGTAATCCTGCAAGCTGGCAAGGTGCGGTAAACGCTCGTGATGAATCCAATGGTCAAATCGATGAAATTACAGACGAAGAAATGATCGAAGCATATCAATGGATTGCCCAAAATGAAGGAGTATTTGCTGAACCAGCATCTTGTGCATCTATAGCAGGTTTATTGAAAAAATTAAAAGAAGGAAAAGTAGAAGAAGGGTCGACAGTTGTTACAGTATTAACTGGTAATGGCTTAAAAGACCCAGATACAGCAATTAATTATAGTGATGTAAAACCAACCGTATTGCCAAATGAAGAAGAAGTAATCATCAATAAAATTTTAGGTAGTGTCAGGGCATGA
- a CDS encoding YuiB family protein has protein sequence MIQLFISVLLFFVLFFGISFILNMILRQTWLMAFVFPIIVMFIVDTFPFSTYFTDPGYAFTTLWNELITLSVQDAIILSSGFIGTIVAGIVIKFLRKNGYQMF, from the coding sequence ATGATTCAACTTTTTATCTCTGTTCTTTTATTTTTTGTTTTATTTTTTGGAATTAGCTTTATTCTTAACATGATCTTACGTCAAACATGGTTAATGGCATTTGTTTTTCCGATTATTGTTATGTTTATTGTTGATACTTTTCCTTTTTCTACATATTTCACTGATCCTGGATATGCATTCACTACACTCTGGAATGAATTGATCACATTAAGTGTGCAAGATGCGATTATTTTGTCATCTGGATTTATCGGCACAATCGTTGCCGGAATAGTGATTAAGTTTCTTAGAAAAAATGGCTATCAAATGTTCTAA
- a CDS encoding homoserine dehydrogenase, whose product MNQVNVGLCGLGTVGTGVVKLLQSHADEIKYKVGSEIQIKKILVNDIKKKRDVVIQPEWLTDNPEELVSNPELDIIIEVMGGIEDTNLLLEKAIRNKKHIVTANKDLMAVHGQKLLRLAKENNCDILYDASVAGGIPIIRSLTEGLASDRIQKIMGIVNGTTNYILTKMTDEELAFEPVLKEAQELGFAEADPTSDVDGLDAARKMTLLANLAFKMEIGLDDVEVTGIRTISQEDITFATSLGYTIKLIGIASIHNGKVEVSVEPTLLPKDHPLALVKNEFNAVYVYGEAVGETMFYGPGAGSMPTATAVVSDLMDVVKNIRLGITGNEYIIPQYEKQLKENDEKYMQYFIRMEVDDEAGTFQNITNVFTNEKVSFQKILQLPSDNEKMAEIVMVTHKISKQQLLNSRENLKGLDVVNEIISCYRVDGED is encoded by the coding sequence ATGAATCAAGTTAACGTTGGTTTATGTGGCCTGGGTACAGTTGGAACAGGAGTTGTCAAACTGTTACAAAGCCACGCTGATGAAATAAAATATAAAGTCGGTAGTGAAATTCAAATAAAAAAAATTTTGGTCAATGATATCAAAAAGAAACGTGATGTTGTAATCCAACCAGAATGGTTAACGGATAACCCAGAAGAATTAGTAAGTAACCCGGAACTCGATATTATTATTGAAGTGATGGGTGGAATAGAGGATACCAATCTTTTATTAGAAAAAGCAATCCGAAATAAAAAACATATTGTCACAGCTAATAAAGATTTAATGGCTGTTCATGGACAGAAATTATTACGATTAGCAAAAGAAAATAATTGTGATATTTTATATGATGCCAGTGTAGCCGGAGGTATACCGATTATCCGTTCCCTAACGGAGGGACTGGCATCTGACCGCATTCAAAAAATTATGGGAATTGTTAATGGGACGACCAACTATATTCTAACTAAAATGACGGACGAGGAATTAGCATTTGAACCAGTTTTAAAAGAGGCGCAAGAGTTAGGATTTGCCGAGGCAGATCCTACGTCTGATGTTGATGGATTAGACGCAGCGCGAAAAATGACATTGCTTGCGAATCTGGCATTTAAAATGGAAATTGGGTTGGATGATGTGGAAGTTACAGGAATTCGAACAATTTCCCAAGAAGACATTACTTTTGCGACAAGTTTAGGGTATACTATTAAATTGATAGGGATTGCATCGATCCATAATGGAAAAGTAGAAGTAAGCGTTGAGCCAACCCTTTTACCAAAAGATCATCCATTGGCATTAGTAAAAAATGAATTTAATGCCGTATATGTCTATGGTGAGGCAGTAGGGGAAACGATGTTCTACGGACCAGGGGCAGGAAGCATGCCAACTGCAACAGCCGTTGTCTCAGATTTAATGGATGTAGTGAAAAATATCCGTCTTGGTATTACAGGAAATGAATACATTATCCCGCAATATGAGAAACAATTAAAAGAAAATGATGAAAAGTATATGCAATATTTCATTCGTATGGAAGTAGATGATGAAGCTGGCACATTCCAAAACATAACTAATGTGTTTACGAATGAAAAAGTAAGCTTCCAAAAGATCTTGCAATTACCTTCTGATAACGAGAAGATGGCGGAAATTGTAATGGTTACACACAAAATCAGTAAACAGCAATTATTGAACAGTAGAGAAAATCTAAAAGGATTAGACGTTGTTAATGAAATAATCAGTTGTTATCGCGTCGATGGGGAGGATTAA
- a CDS encoding 3D domain-containing protein, which produces MFLWKISKTLLMITLLSGALMSSFTMVSNVTAQEVFSSLADESNDSLDIGYQQDREIVAKKKFVKHRNNRVTYISSEEITGPSTLEETLDLDQYEKHNVVATGYTAGVESTGKTPDHPAYGVTYSGVKVTRDLYSTIAADLNVFPIGTILYIPDYGYGIVADKGGAIKGNKIDLYYPTVNDVYEKWGKKAVDVYVIEYGTGQLTEEVLVSLNNTESLQVFRHQYKAE; this is translated from the coding sequence ATGTTTTTATGGAAAATTTCAAAAACTCTATTGATGATTACTCTACTGTCGGGGGCCCTGATGTCTAGTTTCACTATGGTATCTAATGTAACAGCACAAGAAGTATTTAGTAGCTTAGCAGATGAATCAAATGATTCACTTGATATAGGTTATCAGCAAGATCGAGAAATTGTAGCCAAAAAGAAGTTTGTCAAGCATCGTAATAATCGTGTTACCTATATTTCAAGTGAAGAAATAACTGGGCCATCCACTCTAGAAGAAACGTTAGATTTAGATCAATATGAGAAACATAATGTCGTAGCAACAGGTTATACAGCAGGAGTGGAATCTACTGGAAAAACACCAGACCATCCTGCTTATGGAGTGACATATTCTGGGGTAAAAGTTACCCGAGATTTGTATTCCACCATTGCCGCAGATTTAAATGTTTTTCCTATTGGTACAATATTATATATTCCTGATTATGGATATGGTATTGTAGCTGATAAGGGTGGAGCAATCAAAGGAAATAAAATAGACTTATACTACCCGACAGTGAACGATGTGTACGAAAAATGGGGGAAAAAAGCAGTAGATGTATATGTGATTGAATATGGAACTGGACAATTAACGGAAGAAGTATTGGTTTCTTTAAATAATACAGAATCATTGCAAGTATTCCGACATCAGTATAAAGCAGAATAA
- a CDS encoding HesB/IscA family protein, protein MVINITDNAKHQIEEMMKEEDAETVRLRFGVKGGGCSGLSYSLGFDYDVNEELDHTEESNGIPLTIKKFDIDVIEGTTVDFKQNMMGGGFTIDNPNAVVSCGCGSSFKAKEREGTPENC, encoded by the coding sequence ATGGTTATTAATATTACCGATAATGCAAAGCATCAAATAGAAGAAATGATGAAAGAAGAGGACGCAGAAACTGTACGTCTTCGTTTTGGTGTCAAAGGTGGCGGATGTAGTGGTCTTTCTTATTCACTTGGATTTGATTATGATGTGAATGAAGAATTAGATCATACTGAAGAGTCAAACGGTATTCCGTTAACGATCAAGAAGTTTGATATTGATGTGATCGAAGGAACAACCGTCGATTTCAAACAAAACATGATGGGTGGGGGATTCACGATTGATAATCCGAATGCCGTTGTATCATGTGGCTGTGGTTCTTCCTTTAAAGCGAAGGAAAGAGAAGGAACACCAGAAAATTGCTAA
- the thrB gene encoding homoserine kinase — protein MSWSIKVPSSTSNLGAGFDSIGLALNLYLDLQVTEADQWEFVAGSECLEGIPTGKDNLVYEIAEQVAEKFGLAGQLPACRVDMKSEIPLARGLGSSATAIIAGIELANMLLDLKLSDDDKLQIATDIEGHPDNVAPSLLGGCVIGHYDGKVSYTQIPVKGVTFVAMIPSFELKTKDARAVLPNQFTFKESVQASSVANVSVAAICKGDWETLGEMMEKDHFHQPYRKALIPHYDELYYYLNEDAYGVFLSGAGPTMIAVVDDKKVFSLVKQWKADYPDYQLLPLQVENYGSTVEKIREEIK, from the coding sequence ATGAGTTGGTCCATTAAAGTACCATCGAGTACTTCCAATTTAGGTGCGGGTTTTGACTCGATCGGTTTAGCGCTGAACTTATATTTAGACTTACAAGTAACAGAAGCAGATCAATGGGAGTTTGTAGCTGGTTCAGAATGTTTGGAAGGAATTCCAACTGGTAAAGACAATTTAGTATATGAGATTGCAGAACAGGTTGCAGAAAAATTTGGGCTAGCTGGTCAATTGCCTGCTTGCCGTGTTGACATGAAGAGCGAGATCCCGCTTGCCAGAGGATTAGGGAGTAGTGCAACAGCTATTATTGCAGGTATTGAATTAGCTAATATGTTATTGGACTTGAAATTATCTGATGATGATAAACTTCAAATTGCGACAGATATTGAAGGGCATCCGGACAATGTAGCGCCATCTCTTTTAGGTGGATGTGTGATCGGTCATTACGATGGCAAAGTGTCATACACGCAAATTCCGGTGAAAGGTGTTACTTTTGTAGCCATGATTCCAAGTTTTGAATTAAAAACAAAGGATGCTCGTGCCGTATTACCGAATCAATTTACATTTAAAGAAAGTGTGCAGGCCAGTAGTGTAGCGAATGTAAGTGTGGCAGCTATTTGCAAAGGCGATTGGGAAACATTAGGTGAAATGATGGAAAAAGATCATTTCCACCAGCCATATCGAAAAGCACTTATTCCACATTATGATGAGCTTTATTACTATCTAAATGAAGATGCTTATGGTGTCTTTCTAAGTGGAGCGGGACCAACGATGATTGCAGTTGTCGATGATAAAAAAGTATTTTCGTTGGTCAAACAATGGAAAGCAGACTACCCAGATTATCAATTGCTCCCACTACAAGTAGAAAATTATGGATCAACCGTCGAAAAAATTCGTGAAGAAATTAAATAA
- the dapF gene encoding diaminopimelate epimerase, whose product MKIPFTKMHGLGNSYIFINVFDFPIEEKILADLAKAVADKDTGIGSDGMILIHPTESADVGMRIFNKDGSEGKNCGNGLRCVAKFAFEHQLVDSKQFTIETKAGNVSAEIHGDQIQVNEVTVDMGVPILKRSEIPMLGEDLDQVVAEPFEVQGDNLEVTTISMGNPHAVFFVDDINKAPLTTLGPVIEKDQRFPESVNVEFIEQVNDQEIHFRVWERGSGVTQACGTGACASVVASVLNGKLEKGKEITVHLAGGDLYITWAEDGRVWMRGKAETTIEGTFFMD is encoded by the coding sequence ATGAAAATACCTTTTACTAAAATGCATGGATTGGGAAATAGTTATATTTTTATCAATGTATTTGATTTTCCAATAGAAGAAAAAATTCTGGCGGATTTGGCAAAAGCTGTTGCTGATAAAGATACTGGAATCGGCTCAGATGGTATGATTTTGATCCATCCTACCGAAAGTGCAGATGTTGGCATGCGTATTTTTAATAAAGATGGCTCAGAAGGAAAGAACTGTGGTAACGGCTTACGTTGTGTGGCAAAGTTTGCTTTTGAACATCAGTTAGTAGACTCAAAACAGTTTACAATCGAAACAAAAGCAGGAAATGTCAGTGCAGAAATACATGGAGATCAGATACAAGTAAATGAAGTAACGGTGGATATGGGCGTGCCTATATTAAAACGTTCGGAGATCCCTATGCTTGGTGAGGATCTGGATCAGGTAGTAGCTGAACCGTTTGAAGTCCAAGGTGATAATCTTGAGGTTACCACTATATCGATGGGAAATCCTCATGCTGTTTTCTTCGTGGATGATATTAATAAAGCACCTCTAACGACATTAGGACCAGTCATTGAAAAAGATCAACGTTTTCCGGAAAGTGTCAATGTAGAATTTATTGAACAAGTGAATGACCAAGAAATTCATTTTCGGGTATGGGAACGCGGATCAGGTGTAACACAGGCATGTGGTACAGGAGCATGTGCTTCTGTTGTGGCATCCGTTTTGAATGGTAAATTAGAAAAAGGAAAAGAAATTACTGTTCATTTAGCGGGTGGAGATTTATATATTACATGGGCAGAGGATGGTCGTGTCTGGATGCGTGGAAAAGCAGAAACAACCATTGAAGGAACATTTTTTATGGATTAA
- a CDS encoding IS3 family transposase (programmed frameshift) codes for MGKKVVYPEEIKREVIRLKLSGELTNKEIMEKFGIKNKTQINTWMRWYRNGEEHRLAQPIGKQYAFGKGPDDDSEISQLRKKVKYYEMRDELFGKVPRNRKEVVPEVFVEVVEAYKEQYTITTICECFEIPKSTYYRWKKRVSAELPLLHQLVIDICQSLSFRVGHRNVRGILQNDHKIKVNRKTVQKIMQKYNLQCQVKVKRRVYIAGESKFVVPNLLKQDFKADRPNQKWVTDITYLPYGEKMLYLSTIMDLYNNEIIAYKVSDTQEVKLVLDTLEAACKGRETYEVILHSDQGAQYTSYDFQELAKEKGITTSMSRKGNCFDNAVIESFHSSLKSEEFNTQNRVHLTNSIVLEKVESYMYYYNYIRPFTKLNCHSPVEFRTMVA; via the exons ATGGGGAAGAAGGTGGTTTATCCTGAAGAAATCAAAAGAGAAGTAATACGCTTAAAACTATCTGGGGAACTAACGAATAAAGAGATTATGGAGAAGTTTGGTATTAAAAATAAGACACAAATCAATACTTGGATGAGATGGTATAGGAATGGCGAGGAGCACAGGTTAGCTCAACCAATTGGAAAACAATATGCATTCGGTAAAGGACCTGATGATGATAGTGAAATAAGTCAGTTAAGAAAAAAAGTGAAGTATTATGAAATGCGAGATGAATTGT TCGGGAAAGTACCAAGAAATCGAAAGGAAGTGGTTCCAGAAGTATTCGTCGAAGTTGTAGAAGCTTATAAAGAACAATACACAATTACTACTATTTGTGAATGTTTCGAGATTCCAAAGTCAACTTATTATCGCTGGAAAAAGAGAGTTTCAGCTGAATTGCCTCTTCTACATCAGTTGGTTATAGATATTTGTCAAAGCCTTTCATTTAGAGTAGGACATCGAAACGTAAGAGGGATTCTCCAAAATGACCATAAGATAAAAGTAAATCGAAAGACCGTACAAAAGATCATGCAAAAATATAACCTTCAGTGTCAAGTCAAAGTGAAAAGAAGGGTTTATATTGCTGGGGAAAGCAAGTTTGTCGTCCCAAACCTTCTTAAACAGGATTTCAAGGCTGATCGCCCTAATCAAAAGTGGGTTACTGATATTACTTACTTACCATATGGAGAGAAAATGCTTTATTTATCAACCATTATGGACTTATATAATAACGAAATCATAGCCTATAAAGTTAGTGACACACAAGAGGTTAAGCTTGTTTTAGATACACTAGAAGCTGCATGTAAAGGCAGAGAGACGTATGAAGTTATCTTACACAGTGATCAAGGAGCTCAATACACCTCTTACGACTTTCAAGAGCTGGCTAAAGAAAAAGGCATTACCACAAGCATGTCCCGAAAAGGAAACTGCTTTGATAATGCCGTAATCGAATCCTTCCACTCCTCGCTAAAGTCGGAAGAATTCAACACTCAAAATAGAGTGCACCTTACAAACTCTATTGTACTAGAAAAAGTGGAATCTTACATGTATTATTACAACTATATACGACCGTTTACAAAACTAAACTGCCACAGTCCTGTTGAATTCAGGACTATGGTAGCATAG
- a CDS encoding divergent PAP2 family protein: protein MELFENFPLWAALIAITFAQIIKVPLHFIATKEFKPGLTFSTGGMPSSHSAAVTAVTTGIGIEHGVSSGLFAVSCVLAIIIMFDATGIRRQAGEQAILLNMLVKDFHHFVSEAKGWSKKGEYEKQKELKELLGHQPIEVFFGGLTGVFLAFLLYSLF from the coding sequence TTGGAGCTTTTCGAAAATTTCCCACTTTGGGCAGCTTTGATTGCGATTACTTTTGCCCAAATCATTAAAGTTCCCTTACATTTTATCGCTACAAAGGAATTTAAACCTGGCTTAACATTTAGTACAGGCGGGATGCCGAGTAGTCATTCTGCTGCCGTTACAGCTGTTACTACTGGAATTGGGATTGAACACGGTGTCTCATCAGGTCTATTTGCTGTATCTTGTGTGCTAGCCATTATTATTATGTTTGATGCAACTGGTATTCGCAGACAAGCTGGTGAACAAGCCATTTTGTTAAACATGCTAGTGAAAGATTTCCACCATTTTGTCTCCGAGGCAAAGGGATGGTCTAAAAAAGGGGAATATGAGAAACAAAAAGAGTTAAAAGAACTTCTCGGGCATCAGCCGATTGAAGTGTTCTTCGGTGGATTAACTGGAGTCTTTTTGGCATTCTTACTGTATTCTCTGTTTTAA
- a CDS encoding NifU family protein, whose protein sequence is MEEQSAQVQEVLNKLRPFLLRDGGDVELVDVEDGIVRLRLMGACGNCPSSTITLKAGIERALMAEVPGVTEIEQVF, encoded by the coding sequence ATGGAAGAACAATCAGCTCAAGTACAAGAAGTATTAAATAAATTACGTCCATTTTTATTACGTGATGGTGGCGATGTGGAATTAGTCGACGTTGAAGATGGGATCGTTCGCTTACGTTTGATGGGCGCTTGTGGTAACTGCCCAAGCTCCACAATTACTCTCAAAGCAGGTATCGAGCGTGCATTAATGGCAGAAGTACCTGGCGTCACAGAAATTGAACAAGTATTTTAA
- a CDS encoding DUF1450 domain-containing protein: MMIRIRVGFCVKNLAKGTEQVRQKLLKDPDMDVAEYGCTSYCGICRRYHVAIVNGKPIKADTPDELLDNINDYIDNELIDQL; encoded by the coding sequence ATGATGATAAGAATAAGAGTTGGCTTTTGTGTAAAAAACTTGGCAAAAGGCACTGAGCAAGTTCGTCAAAAATTATTAAAAGATCCAGATATGGATGTAGCAGAATATGGGTGTACAAGTTATTGTGGCATTTGCCGAAGGTATCATGTAGCAATAGTGAATGGCAAACCGATAAAAGCAGATACACCAGATGAACTATTAGATAATATTAATGATTATATCGATAATGAATTAATCGATCAGTTATAA
- a CDS encoding NAD(P)/FAD-dependent oxidoreductase, which yields MSKEVYDITIIGAGPVGLFTAFYGGLRQSSVKIIESLPQIGGQLSALYPEKYIYDIAGFPKVRAQELVDNLKEQTDLFKPEIVLNQSVERVERLDDETLRITTPTEEHYSKVIIITGGNGAFQPRKLTINNAEQFEDKNLHYFVDNMDKFRDQRVVLFGGGDSAVDWALMLEPIAKEVTLVHRRDNFRAHEASVENLMNSNVNILTPYVPESLIGQDQIDQVRLKEVKGDNEVVLDVDHVLVNYGFISSLGPIKNWGLEIDKNSIVVNSKMETNVPGIYAAGDICTYPGKVNLIAAGFGEGPTAVNNAKAYMDPKARIQPKHSTSMF from the coding sequence ATGTCAAAGGAAGTTTATGATATAACCATTATCGGGGCTGGCCCCGTTGGATTATTTACAGCTTTTTATGGTGGCTTAAGACAATCTTCTGTGAAAATCATCGAGAGTTTACCTCAAATCGGTGGGCAGCTCAGCGCATTATATCCAGAAAAATATATTTATGATATTGCTGGCTTTCCAAAGGTTCGTGCACAAGAACTCGTCGATAACTTGAAAGAACAAACGGATTTATTTAAACCCGAAATAGTCTTAAATCAATCCGTTGAACGTGTAGAGCGTTTAGATGATGAGACACTCAGAATTACAACACCCACAGAGGAACATTACTCCAAAGTTATCATTATAACTGGAGGAAATGGTGCTTTTCAACCACGAAAATTAACTATAAATAATGCAGAACAGTTTGAAGATAAAAACCTTCACTATTTCGTTGATAATATGGATAAATTCCGTGATCAACGTGTCGTATTATTTGGCGGTGGTGATTCTGCCGTAGACTGGGCTTTAATGTTAGAACCAATTGCAAAAGAAGTAACATTAGTCCACCGACGTGATAATTTCCGTGCACATGAGGCAAGTGTCGAGAACTTAATGAATTCTAATGTGAATATTTTAACACCTTACGTACCAGAAAGTCTGATTGGACAAGATCAGATTGATCAAGTCCGATTAAAAGAAGTGAAAGGTGACAATGAAGTCGTGTTAGATGTAGATCATGTTCTAGTTAATTACGGGTTTATTTCTTCTTTAGGACCCATTAAAAATTGGGGATTGGAAATTGACAAGAACAGTATTGTAGTCAATTCAAAAATGGAAACCAATGTCCCTGGCATTTATGCTGCTGGTGATATTTGTACGTACCCTGGTAAAGTTAACTTGATTGCTGCTGGGTTTGGCGAAGGACCAACTGCAGTTAACAATGCTAAAGCGTATATGGATCCAAAAGCAAGAATTCAACCGAAGCATTCAACAAGTATGTTTTAA